Proteins from a genomic interval of Benincasa hispida cultivar B227 chromosome 7, ASM972705v1, whole genome shotgun sequence:
- the LOC120081724 gene encoding sigma factor binding protein 1, chloroplastic-like, whose amino-acid sequence MNVTGKKHPKRSKKSAAANFKVVYISSPMKVKTSASKFRSLVQKLTGQDSDAERFMELIASAASDRNLQSSASAPFLDYQLLGDDDLLVSGKVETAAYESSVAALPPLDDLAVLQNFDASFAEMFHGFWYDSSTAQTMMPGLSALL is encoded by the coding sequence ATGAATGTAACTGGCAAAAAACACCCAAAAAGAAGCAAGAAATCGGCGGCGGCCAATTTCAAAGTCGTGTACATTTCAAGTCCGATGAAGGTGAAAACCAGCGCCTCGAAGTTCCGATCTCTCGTTCAGAAACTCACCGGTCAGGACTCCGATGCCGAGAGGTTCATGGAACTGATCGCCTCCGCCGCTAGTGATCGGAATCTGCAATCGTCAGCGTCGGCGCCGTTCCTCGACTACCAACTCCTCGGCGATGACGATCTACTGGTGTCAGGAAAGGTCGAAACGGCAGCGTATGAATCGTCGGTTGCGGCTCTTCCGCCGCTGGATGATTTGGCGGTTCTGCAGAATTTCGATGCGAGTTTTGCAGAAATGTTCCATGGCTTTTGGTATGATTCTTCTACGGCACAAACTATGATGCCAGGTTTAAGTGCACTACTGTAG